One Argentina anserina chromosome 6, drPotAnse1.1, whole genome shotgun sequence genomic window, CCAAAGAGCAGGAGACAACAGGGAAAGAGATTGCTAAAAAGTGTGGAGGTGTACCATTAGTGGCAAAGGTATGAAAATTATTAACAGTACTAGCTCTAATCCTTTCAATAAAAATGTATTCtaatctttcttggtcaaaaTCTCATGTTAATTAGTTAGAAATATACCTTGTATGAAAAAAAAGCTAATTATCTAAACTTTTATAAACCATAACATTGGGGCTTGctaattctaaaaaaaaacgtACCATATTAACTCTGAAAAGATTAGAAAAGATTAGTATTCACTaaacaagataatagaaactctcaaaataaacatataatagaaaataaaacaagagataattttgaaaactttCAACCAGTAATTACCCATATCTCCAAATAACCACCCTATGCAGTTATTCAACTACACCCAGAGGATGTGTATATGTCTAGTCTTtactttcaaaattgataatAACATCCACCCTGAGCTAATAACATCGGTGTCTTACGAAAAAACTGATGTCTAAAGACATTTTTAACATCGGCTAAAAACCGATGTCTAAATTTGCCTACTTTAGAAATCACTCATTATGACATAGAATTGTGTTTTGATTAACATCGGTCGATGTTTGTTAGCATAATCCTAGATTCCTATTAGTGATGGAATTAAATTCTCCACTTACAATTTCATTCCGTCTCCTATTGCTGATGAATTTTATTCCTCATGAGTTACATTTTTAGTTAGTAAACGTGTCATGAATGAGAAGAtcttaaaaacttaaaaaaaaaaaaaatttgatacaACATCTAAAACCTACATTAAGTTTAGGTTTCTTAATGAAATTTCCACAGACAACTATTCAAGTCAAGCTTTAATAAAAGAAGCTTCAATTGTCAACTAATACAGTAAAAGGGGCTCCTCAAGATACTATCCTCCCTCTTCCGTTTTGTTTACATAATAGTTAACcgacatatatatagtctacTTAGCTTAGAATTGTATCATAGTAGAATGAGATTATATCAAACACATAActaactaaatatataatagGTTTTGGGAGACATGCTACGCTCTAAAACAATCGACGAGTGGCGATCAATTGTAAGCAGTAAAATATGGGATTCACCAGAAGGAGAAAAGAGAATCCTATCAATATTGAAGTTGAgttttgatgaactaaaacCTCCATCGCTGAAGCAATGTTTCGCATACTGCTCCATGTTTATCAAAGATTCTGATATTGAAAAGCAGGACTTGATCCAACTCTGGATGGCTCAAGGATGGCTCCATCCTTGTACCGACAAAAGTCTAGAGATGGAGGAAAGAGGTAGTGAATATTTCAAAATCTTATTGGGGAAGTCTTTCTTTCAGGACGTTACAAAGGATTATGATGGTAATGTTATCAAATGTAAGATGCACGATCTGGTGCATGATCTTGCAGAACATGTATCAAAATCAGAGAGTTTACGCTCAGTCTTTTCAAATGGAGAAGCCCTTGGGAGCAGCATATTTAACTCCAAATCTTTACGTGTCTTAAATTTATGCAAGGCAGATATTTTAGAGTTGCCAGCTTCAATTGGGAAGTTGAAAcacttgaggtacttgaatgttttgaaaacaaaaatcaaaatatttccCAAGTCAATTGGTCAGCTTTATAACTTGCAGACATTGAAAATACCCTATCAGCTTGAAGAGTTCCCAATTGAAATTGCAAATTTGGTCAATTTAAGGCACATCTATTTTGGTAGATATATGAAAGTTCCAAGTGGGATATTGGGTCGGTTGACTAATCTCCGGACATTACCTTTTATCAAGGTTGGTAAAGAGACAGGTCCTAAAATTGAGGAACTAATTGGTTTAAACCAGTTGCATGACACCTTGTCTATTTATGGATTGGAAAATGTAGGAGATGGAAAAGAAGCTCAAAAAGCAGCATTGGTCAACAAGAAACATATACGAAAGTTAATCCTTGGATGGAAGCTTGATAGGCAGAGCCATAATGTGGAGAATGATGACCATTTACTAGAAGGCCTCCAACCTCATTCTAGTTTGGAAATTTTAGAGATTCAGGAATACATGGGTGTTAAACTTCCATCATGGTTATTGTTAGCCCACAATTTGAAGAAGATTGAACTATTGGGGTGCAACAAATGTGAGGGAGTTCCAGCACTTGGGCATTTACCCAATCTCAACTGTGTTAAGATTGAGAGAATGGAGAATCTTACTTGTATAGGGTCTGAGTTTTATGGTGATAGCCTCATTAATTTTGGAAATGGATCAAGTATGGAGGTGCGGCCCTTGTTCCCTGCTTTGAAATCATTGCACATTGAAGAGGTGCGGAACCTGATTGAATGGATGGAAGCGCCAACAGAGAGAAGAAGTATGGTGTTTCCTTGCCTTGAGGAGCTGACCTTGATTCAGTGTAAACGATTGAAGCATGCTCCAAGTCATTTTCCGTCTCTTAAAAAATTGGTGATAGATCACATGGATGACGGAGTTATGCCAATAGCATGTATTCTAAGCAATCAACTCACCACTCTTACGTCCCTCGGAATAACGTATGCCAAGGGACTCACTTCTCTGCCGGAAAAGATGTTAGAAAATAACAAGAAGCTTGCACATTTGAAGATAATCGAATGTCCTGAGCTGACCTGTATTTCCCAAGGATCTGAGTACTGCTATGCATCTCTTTCATACTTGGAGATATGGCATTGCTACAAGCTGAGATACTTACCTGATGGGATACTGACAGCTTCTCTAAAAGAGCTGATCTTGTTTGGTTGTCACGAGCTAGAGTACATCCCAGATGCTACCAAGAACGGTGGCTTGACATCCCTTGAAACATTGAAGGTGACAAACTGCTATAAAATAACTTCCATTCCATTTCCACAAGGTCTCCCATCTCTTGGTGAATTAGTTATTGACAACTGTCCCGAATTATCAAGCCTGCCGGGTGGACTAGAATACTGTACCTCTATTCggaatttgaaatttaagaAGTGCCCCAAGATACCCTCCATTTCTATTGCAAGTCTGAGTACTTCCCTCCAAGAGCTATGTGTAAGTGGTCTAGATTCTCTTCCAGTTCCACCAGGAGGCTTCACGTCACTCCGTGAATTGTCAATCCATGGTTTTGAAGGTGCAGAATTCGGGCCAGAATTTAGTGCCTTTCTTCAAACCCTCGTCTCTCTTCAATATTTGGACATAAGTTATTGCAAGAATCTAGAGAGTATTCCAAGTTCAGAGAAGCTTTTATCCCTCCGCAGCTTGCACATTTCTAATTGTGATAAATTAACACGTCTACCGGATGGGTTAGCAGCATTGTCACAGTCCTGCAGCTTCACCCATTTGAAGAAATTGTCAATTGGTGGTTTTACGGAGCTCGATGCATTCCCAGCTTTTCAAGCTATACCACAGCTTGAATCTTTACAAATCGTCGGGTGGGGAAGGCTCACGTCTTTCCCTGAACAAATTCAACACTTTCTCGGTTTAAGAGATTTGGATATAATATTTTGTGGGGGAGTGGAAGCGATCCCAGAGTGGTTGGGAAACCTTGCATCTCTCGAGTACCTGAGTATACGATGTAGCAATGGTATAAAGTATCTACCTTCTGCTGAAGCTATGCGACGGCTCACCAAATTGAACAAGCTAGTCATCTACTACTGTTTCTCTCTAGCAGAAAATTGCAGGGAGGAGAGCGGCCCAGAGTGGCCCAAGATTCGTCATATTCCATACCTCACAagtaagaattttttttttcataatttaccacagtaatttcattttctgaTAGTTGTCTTTTTATTCTGGCACTGACCAAACTTCCTTTTTAAAGTTGAAGGTACATATATCGAGAATTGACCAACAGAGAGCAGCAAATTCCTAATTGCTCAGAAGGCTGATATCGATGCAAATAGGTGTGTACTGGAAATTAAGGTTGAATCCTGGTTATTGAACTAATATAGCTGGCTGATAATCCTTTGCGTTTTGCAGTAAAAAGGAAGCATGGAAGATCCATTCAGTACGTTGGTTTTTCATGATCCATGATTTCCTGTACGAGGTAGTTATTTACTCATTCCTCGTGAGATATATGAAAACATACATTTATACATGACACACATGCAGCTGATTGCATTAACTGCCCAGAGAAACAAAAATGTTAATTATCAGACATTCAGACCTGACGTTTATATAATGGTTTAGGTCTTCGTTATTAGGGAGTGATACTATAGGTAAAAGATACACGTACACTTCCTACAACTCGGGGAAGTGTCTGGTATTCAGTATTTAACAGCATTGCTTGAAAGGAATAGAGTAGGGTTGGAATAGTTTTCCACACTATTGCAGCATGATTTAGAAATGGAATTATTGGAATTGCAGGCTTTTCGAAACACCAgatgaggagttgttgagttgTCTAAAACGGTAGTGCCATCTCCAA contains:
- the LOC126797759 gene encoding putative disease resistance protein RGA3 — its product is MNYLPTTSSIGVSPITFTVKLDQLLCNSLHLLCLYIHINFEERCTASSIYFLFRQIPKALFFNLPRVRQNMAEFLLTFAAEGILTNVTSLAAQEFTLVLGFKEDVAQLRDSFLKIQAMLRDVDHSKKHGEAVELWVKDLEGIAQEADDVLDAIGYEVLRRKVELQDQMKKKMKNFFSSSNPTAFRLKMGHKIRKINSDLEKLFQQAAGPIGLVARTLSDATTHDVEVLDRETISSFESDEKLIIGREGVVSDVVQTLIKSHYTEENCLPVLAIVGMPGLGKTTLAKSIYHNSEIDKHFHEKIWVCVSTPFEVKTILRGILEMLKPEKAAVQRKDAICKFIREELKEKRYLLVLDDVWSEDHEKWKDLRNCLLAANDTQGSSIIVTTRSDEVAKVMETLPRCDLRKLSDDECWLILKDKAVAGRSASMSKEQETTGKEIAKKCGGVPLVAKVLGDMLRSKTIDEWRSIVSSKIWDSPEGEKRILSILKLSFDELKPPSLKQCFAYCSMFIKDSDIEKQDLIQLWMAQGWLHPCTDKSLEMEERGSEYFKILLGKSFFQDVTKDYDGNVIKCKMHDLVHDLAEHVSKSESLRSVFSNGEALGSSIFNSKSLRVLNLCKADILELPASIGKLKHLRYLNVLKTKIKIFPKSIGQLYNLQTLKIPYQLEEFPIEIANLVNLRHIYFGRYMKVPSGILGRLTNLRTLPFIKVGKETGPKIEELIGLNQLHDTLSIYGLENVGDGKEAQKAALVNKKHIRKLILGWKLDRQSHNVENDDHLLEGLQPHSSLEILEIQEYMGVKLPSWLLLAHNLKKIELLGCNKCEGVPALGHLPNLNCVKIERMENLTCIGSEFYGDSLINFGNGSSMEVRPLFPALKSLHIEEVRNLIEWMEAPTERRSMVFPCLEELTLIQCKRLKHAPSHFPSLKKLVIDHMDDGVMPIACILSNQLTTLTSLGITYAKGLTSLPEKMLENNKKLAHLKIIECPELTCISQGSEYCYASLSYLEIWHCYKLRYLPDGILTASLKELILFGCHELEYIPDATKNGGLTSLETLKVTNCYKITSIPFPQGLPSLGELVIDNCPELSSLPGGLEYCTSIRNLKFKKCPKIPSISIASLSTSLQELCVSGLDSLPVPPGGFTSLRELSIHGFEGAEFGPEFSAFLQTLVSLQYLDISYCKNLESIPSSEKLLSLRSLHISNCDKLTRLPDGLAALSQSCSFTHLKKLSIGGFTELDAFPAFQAIPQLESLQIVGWGRLTSFPEQIQHFLGLRDLDIIFCGGVEAIPEWLGNLASLEYLSIRCSNGIKYLPSAEAMRRLTKLNKLVIYYCFSLAENCREESGPEWPKIRHIPYLTIEGTYIEN